GGTTTTAAAAAAACCGCGCCAACACCCTCACCACGAACATAACCGTTGGCCTTATCAGAAAATGATTTACAACGACCATCCTCACAAAGCATACCTGCCTTGCTGAAGGCAATAAACGCCGCAGGAGATAGTAATGTACACACACCGCCGGCAATCGCCAGTTCACAATTTTCTGACTCTATTGACATAATCGCCCTATGTATTGATACTAACGAACTAGAGCACGCCGTATCTATCGGCTCACTCGGACCACGAAGATCCAGAATGTACGATATGCGGTTGGCCAACACAGAATGCGATAGCCCTAGCGGGGTATGGGCCTCTATGCCAACATTTCCTTGTGCTAATAATTCATGGTAATCATTGTTTGACACTCCAACAAATAATCCTGTTTTTGTTCCAGACAGATCAGATGCTTTATACCCGGCATTTTCAATAGTCTCCCAGACACATTCCATAAACAGACGTTGTTGTGGGTCCATCAACTCTGCTTCTTTAGGTGAAATACCAAAAAACATCGGATCAAACTTGTCCACATCATCAATAAATCCACCCCACTTGATATTCGTCTTATTCACCTCTTTCTGCGGATCTCCATAGTACGCGCGCCAATCCCAACGGTCCGCAGGTATCTCACTTATCAAATCCTTCCCACCCTCAAGATTTTTCCAGAACTCCTCCAGATTACTACTGCCTGGCATCCTGCCGCTCATCCCTATCACGGCTACCGGACACGGTCCTACATAACTTGTATTCGCCGGCTTATCACTCTGTGCCATAAATCTGGACCGTATCGGTTTCAGACCCACTTCATCCTCTTGCGCATCTACCATTAGCGCCTCTTTTGTTATCTCCCGGCCTCCAGACAGATATTTCAATACAAGCTGCTCCCTGTTCTGTAACACCAGGTAATCAGCAAATGAACCTAACGTTGAATGCTCAAAAAAAACTGCCGGGTTTAGCTCCACACTGTACTCCTGGTTAATCTTGTTCGCAAATTCCGTCAGCGTTACTGAATCAAACCCATAATCACTGATATCAGATTCAAAATCTATGTCCTCTTTCTTTACCTTAAGCATGTCAGACACATCACGCACTAAATCCTCTTTCACGTTCTCTATCAACTCATCCATATCTACTTGTGGTGTTGTCCTTAACGCTTTTTGAGCTTTTACGGGTTGAGCAGGTTTCTGTAACAACAGCTTTTCCCGCATCTTGACCACATCACCTTCCGCCACAATCACATGCGAGTACTCTGTCATCAGTAAACGCTCAAAGACGTCAACCCCCACTGATGTCTCAAGCAACGACATCCCACTTACATCTTTCATCATGTGCTCCACCTGATCATCCACTTTCATACCGCCTTCTCGCCATAACGGCCAACCTATGGAAACGGTTTTCCCGGAACACTTTCCCGCATTAACCTGCTCCTGACGATATACCGCAAACGCATCCAGAAAGGCATTCGCCCCGGCATAATCACTCTGGCCTACATTACCCAGTACGCCAGCAACTGATGAAAAGAACACCATGAAATCAAGCTCCTCATCTTTAGTTGCGGCATCAAGGTTCACTGCGCCGTTTACCTTGGAAGAAAACACCTCCCTAATTTGATCATCAGTCTTCTTCTGGATAAACGCATCACGAATTACTCCCGCACTATGAATAACACCGTCGAGCTTACCGTGTTTCTCCTTAATCGCCTTGAACGCCTTTGCAACGTCATCAAGCTTACTAATATCGGACTGTATATAACTGACATCAAGGCCATCTTGTCTCAATGTATCTAACTCTTGCTGCTTCTCTTCGTTTAGTACAGACCGGCCGCTTAAGACCAGCTTCACCCCTTCAGTCTGACCAAAGTGCTCAGCAAAGATCCGTCCCAATCCGCCAAAACCACCTGTTATCCAGTACACTCCTCCCGGCTTGATAAGCCGAACCGCTTCTGCACCCTGTGTAACCTCTTTCACTTCCACCAGACGCTTTACCTGCCGTTCCTTTACCCCGTCACTATACCGCACTTCTATATCGCCACCCACTTCAGAAGCGGACTCCTGTTTGACCATGGCAACAAACTGTGCCCTACTCTCTTCCGTAAATAGAGGACAGTAAATCATCCTGCCCTCTATCCGAGGGCCCTCAATATGGGCCGTCTTGAGTAGCCCCGCAAGGGGCGCGTAACAATAACCGGCATCTCCATCAGGCACCAATACCAGTATCCTCTGTACCCGTTTCGGCTTATTCTCCAGACGACCACGTATCTTCTCAAACACCTCTATAAACATCCCCTCAACATCACGACCTACGTCCTTTGCCGAAGTAGACAGAGCAACAATCTCTGCATCAGGGCATTCTGCTGAAAGCAACTCACTCAGCCCTTCTCCACTGTCAGCAATTACTATTAAATAGTCTACATCACTCTTTGCTTCCACACCTTGTAAGGCGTGGTCCTCCCATCTGGTTGTAGCATAAAGAACGTCACAATCTGACTGGGGCTTTAAAGCGCCTTCGCCTCCCTGCAACGCCATGACCATAAACTCCTTCATCTCTACTACAATACGGCCCTCTTCATCCGTAATGTCGATATCATACTTCAGCACCCTGCCCTCTATGTCCGCACCTTCACTAAACCTCACATACGCATATGCCGTCTCAGGTATCGACCCATATATAAACACGTCTTTCAGGGCAAACGGCAAGGATACTCCATCACCAGCTCCGCCAACACCGGTCGATGACACTGCCAATTCAAGTGTCGCCTGCAACGCACTATCCATCAGGCTCGGATGCAACATATACTGCCCCGACACATCTCTGACACTCTCCGGCATAATCAACCTCGCCATGACCTCACGCTCATTATAACGCAGGGATTCTATACCACGGAACGAAGGGCCATAGCCCAACCCTCGACTCGAAAATGCCTTGTAACACCCTGGCCCATCTATCTCACCATCACACCTTGATCGGAGGGCATTCAGATCAAGAGTCTTTCCAGTCATCTTTCCATAATCCCCGGTCTCAAGAATACCCTGGGAATGTACCACACGCTCATCACCCTCTGTGTGTGTACTCACCTCAAAAGAGATATTGCTGTTCTCAGGATATAAACTTATTGACAACTCCTGAGCAGCACTATTGACACGGACAGGACCGGCCCATGCTATGTTCCTGATCCTTGTAATATCACCCTTAGACGCAACACTTCCTGCTGCACGTGCCATCTCTATGTAAGCTACCCCTGGCAACATCTTCTCGCCCTGAACCCTATAGTCATTCAGATAAAACTCTCCTCCAGTTAACACCGTAGTAAATCTCTGCTCTGTTAAATCCGAAGTATTACGCTCAAGCAGGGGATGAAGCCTCATTACACCACCAGCAATATTTACCTCATCTGCTCCCACCTCAGGCATCCAGCAACGTTCCCGCGCAAACGGATATGTGGGAAGAGGTATTCGTTGACAACTATTTTTATGATAAAGAGTTTTCCAATCAAAGTGAAAACCACTTACCCACAGCCTTGCCAACTTACCTGTTTTGTTATTCTGAATCAGACTTTTAATAAACGCATCTCCTTCTTTGCCAGCAGTTAATTCCATAACATCACTTTTTTTTCCTTACTATACCCTTGATAAATACCAGAGACATCAGAACGTCCTTCTATAAAAGCACCCAGCTTTTCTAACATATCTTTCTCATCAACTACGTCAATGGCTAAACGATGCTCCATTGCTTCCCGTCCCACCTGCAACGTCCATACCATATTTTCGAATGTATACCGGAAACGTGAGCGATGCTCATCCCCTTTAACAAAATACTCTCTTAATCTCCTGGCATAATCACTTAAACCTTCTTTTGTTCTGGCAGATAACACTACAACCTGTCTCTTCTTTTTTTCAGATTTTACTATTGGTTGTTCATAATCGGACACCACCATAAAGCAGTTTGATCCGCCTACGCCAAATGAATTAATAGCCGCAATCCTTTGACCTGCTGGTTTGGGCCATTTACGGGTTTCTGTTGGAATGTAAAATGGAAAAGTTTGAATCGGAATGCCTGGATTAATAGTTTCTATATTTGTGCACATTGGGACCAATCCAAATTTCATAGATAGTAACACCTTTGTTAAGGAACAAATACCGGAAGCTGACTCAAGGTGGCCTATATTAGCTTTAGAGCCTAACGCGCAGTACCCTTTCCTGGATGTATACCTCTGAAATACATTTGCCAACGCCTTAATTTCAACAGGGTCACCTAAAACTGTCCCAGTTCCATGCGCTTCTACATAATCTAACAGCTCAGGATGCACGCGTGCTTCCGCGAGTGATTGTTCAACTACTGCTTCCAGTGGCTTTATATTGGGTATAAATTTACCACTACCAGTCCCAGAATGATTAATAGCAGACCCTTTAATCACTCCATAGATATGGTCACCATCTGCAACAGCATTCTCCAGTTTCTTAAGCAACACCAACCCAACCCCTTCTCCCGGCACATAACCATCTGCTTTTGCGTCAAAGGTCTTCTCTTTTCCTTCCGGCGATAAAATCCTCATGCCGCTCAGCATTAAATATTTGCTTCTATGCAAACTGATATTGACACCGCCTGCCAATGCGATCTGACAATCTCCACGCATTACCGCCAGTCGCGCCAGATGAATAGCAGTCAATGATGACGAACAGGCGGTTTCAACGGTAAAACTCGGTCCTTGAAAATTAAATGCATAAGAAATTCTATTTGCTAACTCATGGGCATAACTACCAGGACTTATATAGTGTCCACTCTTCACATAATGTTCTGCAGATACCCATGTATAATCATCATTCATTACACCAACATAGACACCGCCTATGTATCGGGACAAATCTTTTAATGAATATCCCGCATCTTCAATAGTATGCCATGCAGTCTCCAATAACAGTTTCAACTGAGGGTCTAGCCGCTCCGCCTCACTTGGAGATATTTTAAAAAACAGGGGGTCAAACTTATCCACATCGTTTATGAAGCCCCCCCATTTGCTGATACTCTGGCGGCCTAACTCAAAATCAGGGCTATAAAAGCCATCTACCTTCCAATGGTCATCCGGCACCTCTGTTATGCAATTCTTACCCTTAGATACAACTTCCCATAAGTCCCATAGATCAGACGCGCCCGGATAACGCCCAGCCAATCCTATTACAGCAATGTCACAATTCTCCGTTTCCTGCGTTTGTGACCCTGATATTAGAGGTATAGGTTTACTATGTTCCTGCTCCTGGTTAATAAGGCTTTCTGTTTCATGAATATAATCGGACATAGTTTCTTCCTTATCATCCAATTCCTTATCAATATGAAAATGCTCTGCTTCATTTTCCAATAAATACCCACTCAAGTCCTCAATATTGGTATACTCAAACAGAAGTGTTGGATAAAATTCATGACTACACTTCTTTTCCAGCTCCCTGACTATAGTCAACAACTGAGTAGAATCTAAGCCTAAATCATAAAACCCTGTTGTTGTTGAAATTGTATCTGGTTCCTTGTTTAGCTTCGTTGCAACTCTTCCTTTTAAGTCGGAAATGATGGCACTTCTCATAGGATCATCTTCAATACCGTTAAGAAGAGTTTGTTGATGGTGTTCTTTTTGAGATTCCAGTCCTATGTGTTGTTGTACTTGTGTTTGTTGCTCTGGTCCAAGATCGATATTGTTATAACCATGCTCTTTCTGACCTGATTCGGTCAGACGTTGAATCAAGCCCTGATGCCGAATCTGTTTTGATACCAGTTCGCCAAATTCAACTAAACATTTCCCATTTTCATTGTATATTGTAATGTTCTTTTTTATTAAATCAGGTTGACCATCATTCTGCTTTTTTTCTCTATTTTTTATTAATTGAGAGTTATCATAGCTGTATACATAAATCTTATCTGGCAGTTCTTTGTAAGCCCTGAATACCTTTATCATGAAAGGGATGTATGGGTTCAGTTTCATCGGCCCCGATAACACATTTCCCTGATCTATATTAAAAGATGCTCCTGCAAACGTCGCCCCGTCTAAAAAAGCAGGATGCAGATAGAACCTTGATAGAAACTTCTGTGCCAATTCACTGATAGTGAGGACCATTAACTCTTCACTACCTCTTTGATAAACGGTGCCCATGGTCTTCATAAAAGCATAATGATTAATATTTAATGACCTGGCCATACCATAAATATCATCCATATCGAACTGATCAGTTGCATCCTGGATAAAGGCATCCGGATCAAACTCTTTTCCCGCCACTTGCCGATCATCGTAATAATATAGTAAACACTCCATATTCTCATCGAATTTTGTATCAACAATGTCATCACCTCTCACTTTTTGACTTTTTATCTCTACCTTCCAATAAGACTCAACCGGAGTAAAGGAGACGTATACCTTTTTGTCAAATTCATCTGATGTTGCTAACGGTTCTTTAAACAATACATTCCTTAATTCTAAATCTCTTGTTTTAAAATAATCTCCCGCCAGACGGTACACCATATCTATAAAGGTAACTCCAGGTAAAACCCTGACTTGATGTACCCGATGATCTCGTACTATGAGGTTATTGTTTTTAATCAGTTGTACAAAAATCTCTTTACCACTTGTCATCACTTTTGTACTCCAGGTAATTTTTCTGTTTTAAAGAAATCATCAAACTCTATTTCATCTAGATCGATTCCATCGTTCCCTGGTGTTAAGCTTTCTTTAAACCCACTCATCACTTTTGATTTATTATCTTTTTGAACAGGCCAAAAATATTTTCTATTAAAGGCTATTATTGGCAGAGGCTGCCGTTTGACATTTTTACTGTCGTATTCAAGGCCCTGATCACTTGCAATCACATGCACATTAGTCCCCCCAAAACCAAAAGAACTTATACCTGCACGTCTTACACCTTTATATCCTAACCACTCTTTGAGTATGATATTAGGATAAAATGGTGATTGTTTAAACACAAAACGGCTGTTAGGTTTAGTGCAATGCAGGGTTGGCGGTATCTGTTGATGATAAATCGATAACATGACCTTGATAAGACTCGCAATCCCTGCCGCACTGAGCAAGTGACCAACATTACTTTTTACACTACCCACAGCACAGAACTGTTGGTCTTGCGTGAAACGACGAAAAACGCTTGTTAATCCTTTTAACTCCATCGGATCACCTATCATGGTACCAGTCCCATGAGTTTCCATATATGTAATACTTCGAATATTCACTTGCGATTTCTGCAGCGCCTTCTGGATCACCTCACGCTGGGCATCTGGATTAGGAGTTGTAATTCCCATCGTATTCCCATCATTATTCATCGCGGTGGCTTCAATTATCCCATAAACACGATCATTATCCATGATGGCCTTTTTCAACGGTTTCAGTAAAACAGCACCGCAACCTTCTCCAGGAACAAATCCATTAGCGCGTTGATCAAATGTGTAGCATCGTCCATCTGGAGAAAGGGCCCTGCCTTCGCTCAATGCAATATATGGTAACTGATCTAAAAGGACATCAACACCTCCAGCAATGGCCATCTCCGATTCTCCTTTAGCCAGGCTTTGACAGGCTAAATGCAGACTGCTCAGAGAAGAAGAGCAGGCTGTATCGATGACCATATTAGGCCCTTTAAGATTATATATATGTGATAAAAGGGCAGCGATAAAGTTTTGTCCGGTTCCAACAATCGATTCTTTGAGGACATTTGGAAGATAGTATACAAAATTACTAATCCTGGACCCGACAAATACTCCAACATCCTTTCCCCAGATTTCTTTTTTTGTATAACCCGCATCATTAATCACTTCTACACCCACCTCTAAAAATTGACGCATTAAAGGATCAATATGTGGGGCCAATTCTTTTGAGATCCCAAAATATTCAGGATCAAATTCTTCTATACCTTCAATAAAGCCACCCCATTTGCTGATACTTTTTCCTGGTTGGTAATCTGTGCTATAATATTTGCGGATATCCCAGCGGTTTGCAGGTACTTCAATAATACTGTCAGTACCACTCTTTAAATTAAACCAGAAGGTATCAATGTCTGGAGCACCTGGAAAATGACATGCTAACCCTACCACTGCTATTTTTTCTGCTTGTACTACGCCATTTTGTAATGGAACTTGATCAATATTCTTTTTTATCTGACTCACCTGGTCTGGTTTTTGATCTAATGCATCATCATAAATTGAAGAAGGCTCTTTTGGCATTTCACAGCGAGAAGATCTGTCTTTAAATAACAGAATTAACTTATCGCCAAACTCCTCTACTATATAGTTAACCAATAGTGACAATTGTGGACATTCCAGAATTACAGAAGGGTCTAATGACATTTCAAGTTCTTTTTCGATCTCTCGTACCAACTCTGCTAATAATATTGAATCTACTCCATATTCACTAAACGATACATCCGGATCGAGTTGCCCGGCATCTATCTTCAATACCTTGGCAAAAAGCTCTTTCAACCACTCCAGAGTAATTACCTCTAGTTCTTGAATATCACCATTTTTTATAGTTTTATGTGCAGCCATCCTTTTCTTAGATACTGGTGGTAACGTTATCTCACAAATCAATTCAGTCTTCAATAGATCTTCAAACCAAGGCCCTGATTTCCTGCTTTCACACGGCATACAAACAGGAATGTCTTTTAATGCGATAGCTGCATCCATCAACTTCAAACCAGCTTTCGTATCGTGAGACAGTAATCCCGTACGTTGATACGCAGGACTAACATCACCGCCCACACCCTTCTCCTTCCAATTCGGCCAGTTCAATGAGCGATAATAGCGGTAACCCTGACGGTACTGATAACTTGCAAAAAAGTCCATATAAGCGTTCGCCATACCGTAGATTGCCTGCCCTGAAGCCAGTGTTGGTATAATAGCCGATACCGATGAAAACAAGACAAAAAACTCTATCGGTTCCTGTTTTAATACCTCATGTAAACACGCCAACCCTTCAACCTTCGGTTCACAGACCTCACGAACATAAGAAACTGAATTTCGAATAAAAGCAGGATTCTCCATCTTCACGACACCGGCACAGTGTATTACACCAAAAACCTCACCCATCTTTTTCTTAGCCAGCTTAAATAATTTCAGTAACGCTTTCCTATCTGTTAATGACCCACAATAAATCTCTACCTCGGCACCATGTGCCTCCAACCATTGTATATCCAGTATCTTCTGCCGTAACACTGGTGATGTTTTCCGGTCAGAAATTATTTCTTGCCATTGAAAACGCTCTGGAAGCGGCTCTCTACCCATTAATACCAGCCTTCGCACACCTTTAGCAACCATATGCTTTGCAACAGCCTCCCCGATACCGCGTGTACCACCGGTAATAACTAATACCCTATCACTTGGATATCTTTGTCCATTCGTTGCGGCCTCCTCAATCTCAAGCCCTGATTGAATAACCTTAAGTGTAGATACATGTCGAATACCATTCCGATAACAACATTCATTATGTTTATCTGAGGAAGACCATTCTTGAATCAGTGTTTCTTTCAGTTTCAATCTATCATTTAATGAAACATCTATATCAACTGTCTTCGAAACGACCTGTTTGTATTCAGCGCCCAACATGCGATACAATCCCGCTAATCTAGCTCCATTCATTCTCGTCGTCTTTAGCCCGTAATCCTGCAGGTTACTCGTAATCTGAACCAACTTAAGTCCTGTGCCTCGCTTATGCTCTATTAGCTGTTGTAAAAAAACCAGCTTACCAGCCTCAACTGCTTTCGAGTCATCATAATCAGTGCTCAGTGCGGTCAAGTCCATACAACCTATCAAGTCATCCGATCTCTTTTCACTCCACTGCTGATAAACCGCAATTCCCTGTTCCTCGTGATAAAAATCGAGCTCATAGTGATTATCATCTACTCTTTTCATCGCTTCATTCTGACAACAAATGAATGTGTTAATACCGGGACTACCGGCAAACAGTGTCTCAGCAAACGTAAGTATATCAGGGGTGACCAGTAGCAGTATCTCTCCTTTTTCCTGAGCTATCGTATCGGTAAGCCTTTCCGAATGCCACTGTTTAGATAACATCTGCATCTGATCTTTTTCTATAACGTACTCTGGATCCAGATTGCTTTTCTGTGTCGTTTGATGAAATCCAGACATGCTTTCTCTTTTCTGGTCTACTATTTCTCCCTCTGCACCAGGTATCCAGTAATGTTCCCTGGCAAAAGGGTATGTCGGCAAACTTATCCGTTTAGGCTTACAATCGCCATACAATAGTTCCCAGTCCAAATTGAATCCATTTACCCAAAGTTCGGCAATTTTGTCATACTTGCCTTTTTCAATCCATTTGGTTATCAACTCTTTTGTGTCTTCATCCGAGGCGAAAAATGCTAAGGCATTCCTGTCTCTTCTCACTTCTCCTGAATAGAGAGCATCTATGTCATTTTTGTCACCCTTCTCCGCTATAAATGCTTCTAATTTGGCAGCAAGCTCCTTTTTACCCTTAATCAGAAATGCCACTCGATAATCCATTGCCTCTCGGCCCACCTGAAGTGTATAAGCAATGTCTGCGAGGCTTCGACTTTCTTTACCACCTTCATCCAGCCTTTTTATAAAACCAAGCAACCGTTCAGCATAAACTTTAAGACGTTCACTATTTTTTGCTGATAAAACAACCAACGCTGGTGTTTTTGCGTTAATAATCTTCACCGGCCCATGCTCAACAGACACAGGAAGATACTCTTCTATAACAACATGCGCATTAGTGCCTCCAAACCCAAAAGAACTTATTCCTGCCCGTTTGGGTATAGGATTATTCTGATCATCATAAAGCGTTTTCCATTTCTGCGTTTCGTTTACAAGGTAAAATGGGCTATCTTTCAAATCAATATGTGGATTTGTCTCTTCAAAATTGAGGTTTGCAGGAAAGCATTCGTGTTGTATTCCTAAAAGCACCTTAAATACACCTGCGATACCTGCTGCTGGCTCTAAGTGACCTACATTAGTTTTTACCGCCCCCAGACCACAATAATTTTTGTGTTTCATCTCTTTTTTATTTATTTCATATAACCGACTAAAAGCATCCTTTAATCCTTCAACCTCTACAGGGTCACCTAATTTAGTCCCGGTCCCATGGGTTTCAATATAGTTTATTGTTTCAGGGCTTACTCCTGCCATTTTATAAGCTGTCACTAATAAATCAGACTGTGCTTTCAAATTCGGAGATGTTAAAGAATTTGATTTCCCTCCATGATTTACTGCAGATCCCTTAATTATTCCATATATAAAATCACGATCAGTTTTTGCCTGGGACAAAGGTTTTAATAATATTGCGCCTGCTCCTTCTCCTTTAACGAAACCGTCAGCTTTTTTATCAAAAGTTTTGCATTTTCCGTCAGGTGACAATACTCCCAGTTGACTTGTACCCACCCATGTTTCCGCCAGAAGATTCATACTTACACCACCTGCTATTGCTAATTCACTCTCACCGTTTTGTATTGAT
This genomic interval from Candidatus Scalindua japonica contains the following:
- a CDS encoding beta-ketoacyl synthase N-terminal-like domain-containing protein; amino-acid sequence: MTSGKEIFVQLIKNNNLIVRDHRVHQVRVLPGVTFIDMVYRLAGDYFKTRDLELRNVLFKEPLATSDEFDKKVYVSFTPVESYWKVEIKSQKVRGDDIVDTKFDENMECLLYYYDDRQVAGKEFDPDAFIQDATDQFDMDDIYGMARSLNINHYAFMKTMGTVYQRGSEELMVLTISELAQKFLSRFYLHPAFLDGATFAGASFNIDQGNVLSGPMKLNPYIPFMIKVFRAYKELPDKIYVYSYDNSQLIKNREKKQNDGQPDLIKKNITIYNENGKCLVEFGELVSKQIRHQGLIQRLTESGQKEHGYNNIDLGPEQQTQVQQHIGLESQKEHHQQTLLNGIEDDPMRSAIISDLKGRVATKLNKEPDTISTTTGFYDLGLDSTQLLTIVRELEKKCSHEFYPTLLFEYTNIEDLSGYLLENEAEHFHIDKELDDKEETMSDYIHETESLINQEQEHSKPIPLISGSQTQETENCDIAVIGLAGRYPGASDLWDLWEVVSKGKNCITEVPDDHWKVDGFYSPDFELGRQSISKWGGFINDVDKFDPLFFKISPSEAERLDPQLKLLLETAWHTIEDAGYSLKDLSRYIGGVYVGVMNDDYTWVSAEHYVKSGHYISPGSYAHELANRISYAFNFQGPSFTVETACSSSLTAIHLARLAVMRGDCQIALAGGVNISLHRSKYLMLSGMRILSPEGKEKTFDAKADGYVPGEGVGLVLLKKLENAVADGDHIYGVIKGSAINHSGTGSGKFIPNIKPLEAVVEQSLAEARVHPELLDYVEAHGTGTVLGDPVEIKALANVFQRYTSRKGYCALGSKANIGHLESASGICSLTKVLLSMKFGLVPMCTNIETINPGIPIQTFPFYIPTETRKWPKPAGQRIAAINSFGVGGSNCFMVVSDYEQPIVKSEKKKRQVVVLSARTKEGLSDYARRLREYFVKGDEHRSRFRYTFENMVWTLQVGREAMEHRLAIDVVDEKDMLEKLGAFIEGRSDVSGIYQGYSKEKKVMLWN
- a CDS encoding SDR family NAD(P)-dependent oxidoreductase — translated: MDAYERAGVSPDTVTYIEAHGTGTELGDPVEVNGLKKAFSGLYRKFDMVQERSNYCGLGSVKSNIGHLETAAGIAGVLKVLLALKHKKIPATINYKEPNAYIDLKGSPFYIVDKAVDWQQLSDQNGNLIPRRAGVSSFGFGGSNAHAIIEEYIPNPGRNKTEIVVNVTNPVLIVLSAKNGERLKVYAKKLHSFLVNKVDALVLPDIAYTLQMGREEMDSRLALLVDSKEDLLNQLRAFIENRDSREKSYTGEVKKGSDTLALYTVDDDLKEVINKWMSHGKIDKLAELWVKGLSIQWDKLYGKVKPKRLSLPTYPFLEEIYCIQNEDKKEYSDAGNVVLSLHPLLQRNMSDLAEQRYTTKLTGNESFLNTNLNIKDKMLPEVACLEMARAAGRMAAGNDVLTIKDVVWAMPIHVNKKPLEVSISLFPEDSHIEFEISSRASMEEAELNVHSQGKLEIGDYSEQTARYIDINAIRSRCGDELTGTECYENLTNLGKSYSPEFQSVQSLYYKQGEALVELRLPNGVAEIDSQFMLHPTLLDGVIQSIVGVLTKKLFSDVINTLCPYKVRKIKIYDNVQERAFAYIKYSLKTRDEDYKTKYDVDISDDNGRVLVSLAGLELMPVEGTFSDEEGRVKEDSSMVSEESENKIKEPFKLMTFEEEWQEADLSEIDISTLELGNIICFVHGKDQHKELQDYIKKCNRKENIFFVNTGNSFKQKSQYEYEINLNKFQSYQRLFASIEKVEQKINSLLFFSAFRDDMGKKSLKHIFYLLNAIKSTPIFINRILMGGKLDNGKTQCYAESWLGYERSLGLIMPHTNLSCVYMGAQSFSFGQCCDYMFQEAAVTNEIQQMSVRYQSGQRYVYKIKEIKKTNRYKNSIKPQGTYLITGGCGGLGSLFAGYLAERYKVRLILTGRSALDTKKEKYLKDLQNKGAVVCYEQVDISHREQMTKMLQRIKRRFGGINGVIHAAGVESVKTVFDKKWSGFKQILLPKVQGTVVLDEITAREPLDFTCYFSSSSAVLGDFGACDYAIGNRFQMAYGQYRTYLTQEGKRNGKTIVINWPLWREGGMGVRDDENTEMYLKSSGQRFLEKEEGFEAFEDLLCQERTSTLVLCGQKSRLERFLKIEGKSISDLKTAKDIQAGIGRLTGYESLSIHECIQRDLSRMISKLLKIKDTRVAVNENLLDFGFESISLAEFARMLSSYYGLNITPTVFFGYPTIEKLGQYFTTNHKKTITDFYGKKTDKEQKPVHISLKNTNISIREPLTPLKKDRFKVIQNGHAHVQYEPIAIIGASGRFPQSENKEIYWDHLYNKENLITEVPPERFDWRKYYGDSLKDSGKTNSKWGGFIPDIDKFDPLFFGISPKEAEMMDPQHRIFLEEVWHAIEDAGYAVSSLSGRGIGLFVGVQFQEYQQLLAKHFGKINAQIVTGNSHAMLANRVSYQLNIHGPSEAISTACSASLVAIHRAVESIQNGESELAIAGGVSMNLLAETWVGTSQLGVLSPDGKCKTFDKKADGFVKGEGAGAILLKPLSQAKTDRDFIYGIIKGSAVNHGGKSNSLTSPNLKAQSDLLVTAYKMAGVSPETINYIETHGTGTKLGDPVEVEGLKDAFSRLYEINKKEMKHKNYCGLGAVKTNVGHLEPAAGIAGVFKVLLGIQHECFPANLNFEETNPHIDLKDSPFYLVNETQKWKTLYDDQNNPIPKRAGISSFGFGGTNAHVVIEEYLPVSVEHGPVKIINAKTPALVVLSAKNSERLKVYAERLLGFIKRLDEGGKESRSLADIAYTLQVGREAMDYRVAFLIKGKKELAAKLEAFIAEKGDKNDIDALYSGEVRRDRNALAFFASDEDTKELITKWIEKGKYDKIAELWVNGFNLDWELLYGDCKPKRISLPTYPFAREHYWIPGAEGEIVDQKRESMSGFHQTTQKSNLDPEYVIEKDQMQMLSKQWHSERLTDTIAQEKGEILLLVTPDILTFAETLFAGSPGINTFICCQNEAMKRVDDNHYELDFYHEEQGIAVYQQWSEKRSDDLIGCMDLTALSTDYDDSKAVEAGKLVFLQQLIEHKRGTGLKLVQITSNLQDYGLKTTRMNGARLAGLYRMLGAEYKQVVSKTVDIDVSLNDRLKLKETLIQEWSSSDKHNECCYRNGIRHVSTLKVIQSGLEIEEAATNGQRYPSDRVLVITGGTRGIGEAVAKHMVAKGVRRLVLMGREPLPERFQWQEIISDRKTSPVLRQKILDIQWLEAHGAEVEIYCGSLTDRKALLKLFKLAKKKMGEVFGVIHCAGVVKMENPAFIRNSVSYVREVCEPKVEGLACLHEVLKQEPIEFFVLFSSVSAIIPTLASGQAIYGMANAYMDFFASYQYRQGYRYYRSLNWPNWKEKGVGGDVSPAYQRTGLLSHDTKAGLKLMDAAIALKDIPVCMPCESRKSGPWFEDLLKTELICEITLPPVSKKRMAAHKTIKNGDIQELEVITLEWLKELFAKVLKIDAGQLDPDVSFSEYGVDSILLAELVREIEKELEMSLDPSVILECPQLSLLVNYIVEEFGDKLILLFKDRSSRCEMPKEPSSIYDDALDQKPDQVSQIKKNIDQVPLQNGVVQAEKIAVVGLACHFPGAPDIDTFWFNLKSGTDSIIEVPANRWDIRKYYSTDYQPGKSISKWGGFIEGIEEFDPEYFGISKELAPHIDPLMRQFLEVGVEVINDAGYTKKEIWGKDVGVFVGSRISNFVYYLPNVLKESIVGTGQNFIAALLSHIYNLKGPNMVIDTACSSSLSSLHLACQSLAKGESEMAIAGGVDVLLDQLPYIALSEGRALSPDGRCYTFDQRANGFVPGEGCGAVLLKPLKKAIMDNDRVYGIIEATAMNNDGNTMGITTPNPDAQREVIQKALQKSQVNIRSITYMETHGTGTMIGDPMELKGLTSVFRRFTQDQQFCAVGSVKSNVGHLLSAAGIASLIKVMLSIYHQQIPPTLHCTKPNSRFVFKQSPFYPNIILKEWLGYKGVRRAGISSFGFGGTNVHVIASDQGLEYDSKNVKRQPLPIIAFNRKYFWPVQKDNKSKVMSGFKESLTPGNDGIDLDEIEFDDFFKTEKLPGVQK